One part of the Anaerolineales bacterium genome encodes these proteins:
- a CDS encoding molybdopterin-dependent oxidoreductase: MSRLRTSAIGQSHGRIDAHGKVTGQTLYPGDINKPDQLHAKVLFAGRPHAIIHSIDTAEAEALPGVVAIFTAKDVPVNEYGLMVQDQPVLCGPGSSKPYAERVRFVGDQVAFIVAETEAIAAAARSLIKVEYEDMPVLTDPEEAMQPDALRIHPDSDNTYHRYRVRYGGDIEAAFAQADVIVEGEYRTPVQEHAYLAPEAGLGYIDEQGRVTVEVAGQWAHEERMAIAHALGLADEQVRVIHPAIGGAFGGREDMSIQIVLGLAAWRLHQRGIHRPVKIIWSRYESMIGHHKRHPYIIRSKWGATKDGKIIAAKSEVIADSGPYIYTSVKVLGNATLLATGPYVIPNVHVDACTVYTNNIPNGAFRGFGGPQGAFASESQINKLADALGMDPVKLRMLNMALDGDILATGVSQPPGVSLDKVVDACARAAGWQEQAGVWQRSPAAWPQLPAAPAHIKRGVGIACGFKNVGFSFGFPERAYATIEIHGQAEIERVVLHQAGSDVGQGAHTAFRQMAADAVGVPVDMVEMVVADTAVTGDSGSASASRLTFMAGNAIRGAADAALQRWQDEERPAIAEFKYVPPPTTLLDAQTGQGDPVFAYGYVAEAVAVEVDTQTGEVHITDVICADDVGKAINLQQIEGQIEGAVVQAAGYTLMENFIQEGGYTKTPFFSNYLIPTVMDVPDRVQSLILEFPDPNGPWGVRGMAEMPYIPFSPAVTAAVYDATGVWIDQFPLVPERVLRALGKLPS, encoded by the coding sequence ATGAGCAGGCTAAGAACCAGCGCCATCGGCCAGTCACACGGGCGCATTGACGCCCACGGCAAAGTGACCGGCCAGACCCTCTATCCGGGCGACATCAACAAGCCTGACCAATTGCACGCCAAGGTGCTGTTCGCTGGGCGGCCGCACGCCATCATCCATTCCATCGATACCGCCGAGGCCGAAGCCTTGCCCGGCGTCGTCGCCATCTTCACCGCCAAGGATGTGCCGGTCAACGAATACGGCCTGATGGTGCAGGACCAGCCGGTGCTGTGCGGGCCGGGCTCCAGCAAGCCGTATGCCGAGCGTGTGCGCTTTGTAGGTGACCAGGTCGCCTTCATTGTGGCCGAGACCGAAGCCATCGCCGCCGCGGCGCGCAGCCTCATCAAGGTCGAGTATGAGGACATGCCTGTGCTCACCGACCCTGAAGAGGCCATGCAGCCAGATGCCTTGCGCATCCATCCCGATAGCGACAATACCTATCACCGCTACCGCGTGCGTTACGGCGGCGACATTGAGGCTGCTTTTGCGCAGGCCGACGTGATCGTAGAAGGTGAGTACCGCACGCCGGTGCAAGAGCACGCCTACCTGGCACCCGAAGCCGGGCTGGGCTATATCGACGAGCAGGGGCGCGTCACCGTTGAAGTGGCCGGCCAATGGGCGCACGAAGAGCGCATGGCCATTGCTCATGCGCTCGGCTTGGCTGACGAGCAGGTGCGTGTCATTCACCCTGCGATCGGTGGCGCCTTCGGTGGGCGTGAGGACATGTCCATCCAAATCGTGCTGGGCCTGGCCGCCTGGCGTCTACACCAGCGCGGCATACATCGCCCGGTCAAGATCATTTGGAGCCGCTATGAGTCCATGATCGGGCATCACAAGCGCCACCCCTACATTATTCGCTCCAAGTGGGGCGCCACCAAGGATGGAAAGATCATTGCCGCCAAGTCGGAAGTCATCGCCGACTCGGGACCGTACATCTACACCTCCGTCAAAGTGCTGGGCAATGCAACGCTGCTGGCTACTGGCCCGTATGTGATCCCCAACGTGCATGTTGACGCTTGCACGGTGTACACCAACAATATTCCCAATGGCGCTTTCCGTGGCTTTGGTGGGCCGCAGGGTGCGTTCGCGTCCGAGTCGCAGATCAACAAACTGGCCGACGCGCTGGGCATGGACCCCGTCAAGCTGCGCATGCTTAACATGGCGCTGGATGGCGACATCCTGGCCACCGGCGTCAGCCAGCCGCCCGGCGTCTCGCTGGACAAAGTGGTGGACGCGTGTGCGCGGGCGGCCGGCTGGCAAGAACAGGCCGGCGTCTGGCAGCGCAGCCCGGCTGCCTGGCCGCAGTTGCCGGCGGCCCCGGCGCACATCAAGCGCGGCGTGGGCATTGCCTGCGGCTTCAAGAACGTAGGCTTCTCGTTTGGCTTTCCCGAACGGGCGTACGCCACGATCGAGATCCACGGCCAGGCCGAGATCGAACGAGTCGTGCTGCACCAGGCCGGCTCCGATGTAGGCCAGGGGGCGCACACCGCCTTCCGCCAAATGGCGGCCGATGCGGTCGGCGTGCCGGTGGACATGGTCGAGATGGTGGTGGCGGATACCGCCGTCACGGGCGACTCGGGCTCGGCTTCCGCTTCGCGTCTGACCTTCATGGCGGGCAATGCCATCCGCGGCGCGGCGGATGCCGCGCTGCAGCGCTGGCAGGACGAAGAGCGCCCGGCCATCGCCGAGTTCAAGTATGTGCCGCCGCCCACAACGCTGCTGGATGCCCAGACTGGGCAGGGCGATCCTGTGTTTGCCTATGGCTATGTGGCCGAGGCGGTGGCGGTGGAAGTGGACACCCAAACCGGCGAAGTGCATATCACCGATGTTATCTGCGCTGACGATGTGGGCAAGGCGATCAACCTGCAGCAGATCGAAGGCCAGATCGAAGGCGCCGTGGTGCAGGCCGCTGGCTACACCTTGATGGAGAATTTCATTCAAGAGGGCGGATACACCAAGACCCCCTTCTTCTCAAATTATCTGATCCCGACTGTGATGGATGTGCCCGACCGCGTGCAGTCGCTCATTCTGGAGTTCCCCGACCCGAATGGGCCGTGGGGCGTGCGCGGCATGGCTGAGATGCCTTACATCCCCTTCTCGCCTGCGGTCACCGCCGCGGTCTACGATGCCACCGGCGTATGGATCGACCAGTTCCCGCTGGTGCCCGAGCGTGTGCTGCGCGCCCTGGGTAAACTGCCCAGCTAG
- a CDS encoding alpha/beta fold hydrolase, producing the protein MSFVERVLYGERERLGRQNRAGLPGALVQLSDGKTYYESAGPASGKPVVLIHGFSMPSFIWDPTFAALAQAGFRVIRYDLYGRGWSDRPEARYDKALFVRQQAELLDELKISQASLVSLSMGGVVAAEFAFRFPKRADRLSFVDPAGFDLGLPPAVKAVFLPLVGEVLLGMLGRMGRKPLLESMLADFYQPAPEAIVSFSQRYFEQMKYRGFKRALLSSLRSGMLDEDLLLFQRLGESGKPVQLFWGELDETVPFRHAQTFVNLVPQTEFHPIAQARHIPHFDRPEVVNPLLIEFLARGAQ; encoded by the coding sequence ATGTCATTCGTTGAGCGCGTGCTCTACGGCGAGCGGGAACGGCTGGGCCGCCAAAACCGGGCTGGCCTACCCGGCGCGCTGGTTCAGCTCTCAGACGGCAAGACATATTACGAAAGCGCCGGGCCTGCCAGTGGCAAGCCGGTGGTGCTTATTCATGGCTTCTCAATGCCCAGCTTTATCTGGGATCCTACGTTCGCGGCGCTGGCCCAAGCCGGCTTCCGCGTCATTCGCTATGACCTATATGGCCGTGGCTGGTCTGACCGGCCGGAGGCGCGCTACGACAAGGCGCTGTTCGTGCGCCAACAGGCTGAGTTGCTGGATGAGCTGAAGATCTCGCAGGCCAGCCTGGTGTCGCTCTCGATGGGCGGCGTGGTGGCGGCAGAATTTGCCTTCCGCTTTCCTAAGCGTGCAGACAGGTTGAGCTTTGTAGACCCGGCGGGTTTTGACCTGGGGCTGCCGCCCGCCGTCAAGGCCGTCTTCTTGCCGCTGGTGGGCGAGGTGCTGCTCGGCATGCTGGGACGCATGGGGCGCAAGCCGCTGCTTGAAAGCATGCTGGCTGATTTTTACCAGCCTGCGCCCGAGGCGATTGTTTCTTTCTCACAACGCTATTTTGAGCAGATGAAGTACCGCGGCTTCAAGCGCGCTTTGCTCTCCTCGTTGCGCAGCGGCATGCTGGATGAAGATCTGCTGTTGTTCCAACGCCTGGGTGAAAGCGGCAAGCCGGTGCAGCTTTTTTGGGGCGAGCTGGATGAAACTGTCCCTTTCCGCCACGCACAGACCTTCGTTAATCTGGTGCCGCAGACTGAATTCCACCCCATTGCCCAGGCTCGCCACATCCCGCACTTTGACCGTCCTGAAGTGGTGAACCCACTCCTGATCGAGTTCCTCGCTCGAGGCGCGCAATGA
- a CDS encoding nucleotidyltransferase family protein produces MSEQIAGVILAAGESKRLGQPKQLLDWKGKPFVRQVAETALAARLDPVVVVTGAAAAEVSAVLDGLPVRIVHNAHWAQGQSSSVKAGLAAVPPQAAAAIFMVVDQPQLPVRLLDALQEHYAEQRPPIIATLVDGKRTNPVLFDRSTFADFDSLEGDTGGRALFSKHQVTWYPWLDTSLVFDVDTSEDYERLLRFFS; encoded by the coding sequence ATGAGCGAGCAGATCGCCGGCGTCATTCTTGCGGCGGGTGAGTCCAAGCGGCTTGGTCAACCCAAGCAGCTATTGGATTGGAAGGGTAAGCCCTTCGTGCGCCAGGTGGCCGAAACCGCCCTGGCGGCGCGGCTGGACCCGGTGGTTGTGGTCACCGGCGCGGCCGCGGCCGAGGTGTCGGCCGTGTTGGATGGACTGCCAGTGCGCATTGTGCACAATGCGCACTGGGCTCAGGGGCAAAGCAGCTCAGTGAAAGCCGGCCTGGCGGCTGTGCCGCCCCAGGCCGCCGCGGCCATCTTTATGGTGGTGGACCAGCCGCAACTTCCGGTGCGGCTGCTGGATGCGCTGCAGGAGCATTATGCTGAACAGCGGCCGCCGATCATTGCCACCTTGGTGGATGGCAAGCGCACCAACCCGGTACTGTTCGACCGCAGCACCTTTGCAGATTTTGACAGTCTGGAAGGCGACACAGGTGGCCGCGCCCTGTTCTCAAAGCACCAGGTGACCTGGTACCCCTGGCTGGACACTTCGCTTGTGTTCGATGTGGACACGTCGGAGGATTACGAGCGCCTGCTGCGCTTCTTCAGTTGA
- the thpR gene encoding RNA 2',3'-cyclic phosphodiesterase produces the protein MRAFIAFELPDELRAAVAAISVGLRNSLPDAPLSWVPASNMHLTLKFLGEISPAQVSAIQAVLQSLAESYSPIPISFSGLGAFPNLRRPRVLWAGLQTPAALAQLAAEVEAALQAHGFAREPRAFTPHLTLARVRREAQPAQLAGLQPALAQQGVPAASGLLEQLVLFESQLKPSGAVYNSLVRIQLHTKG, from the coding sequence ATGCGCGCCTTTATCGCCTTCGAGCTGCCTGATGAATTACGCGCCGCAGTAGCGGCCATTAGCGTCGGCCTGCGCAACAGTTTGCCTGATGCGCCGTTAAGTTGGGTGCCGGCCAGCAATATGCATCTCACGCTCAAATTCCTGGGTGAGATCTCGCCCGCGCAAGTGTCGGCCATCCAGGCTGTGTTGCAGTCGCTCGCCGAAAGCTATTCGCCCATTCCCATATCGTTCAGCGGTCTGGGTGCATTTCCAAACCTACGCCGCCCGCGTGTGCTGTGGGCAGGCTTGCAGACGCCAGCTGCGCTAGCGCAGCTGGCCGCCGAAGTGGAAGCTGCGCTGCAGGCGCACGGCTTCGCCCGCGAGCCACGCGCCTTCACGCCGCACCTCACGCTGGCGAGGGTGCGCCGTGAGGCGCAGCCCGCCCAGCTGGCAGGTTTGCAGCCGGCATTGGCACAGCAAGGTGTGCCAGCCGCCAGCGGCCTTCTCGAACAGCTTGTGCTGTTCGAGAGCCAGCTAAAACCCAGCGGCGCCGTATATAATTCTCTTGTGCGAATTCAATTGCACACCAAAGGATAA
- the rsfS gene encoding ribosome silencing factor — protein MDPLELARKIVDALEDKKGEDILVLDLRNQAPITDYFVIASGTSERNLKALQDALVDEIRPQVSFKPRLEGKPGEGWLLADFGSVMVHLFSHAQRDYYRLEDLWTEAKVVLHLQ, from the coding sequence TTGGACCCATTAGAACTGGCTCGAAAAATCGTAGACGCCCTGGAAGACAAGAAGGGCGAGGATATTCTGGTATTGGATCTGCGCAACCAGGCGCCGATCACTGATTACTTTGTGATTGCCTCTGGCACCAGCGAACGTAACCTCAAAGCGCTACAGGATGCACTGGTGGATGAAATTCGCCCGCAAGTGAGCTTCAAGCCGCGCCTGGAGGGTAAACCCGGTGAAGGTTGGCTGCTGGCGGATTTTGGCAGCGTGATGGTGCATCTCTTCTCGCACGCCCAGCGCGACTATTACCGCCTGGAAGATCTCTGGACCGAAGCCAAGGTCGTGTTGCACTTGCAATAG
- the ndk gene encoding nucleoside-diphosphate kinase, with protein MERSLVLVKPDGVQRALVGEIIARLERRGLRLAGAKFMQVSTALAEEHYAEHNGKPFYNGLVEYITSAPVMAMAWEGPNAVAAIRQTMGATRPTEAAPGTIRHDFGLEVGRNLTHASDKPETGEREVGLWFKPEELVSWTREIDKWVFEGK; from the coding sequence TTGGAACGCAGTCTAGTACTGGTAAAGCCGGACGGTGTGCAACGTGCGCTGGTGGGTGAGATCATTGCCCGCCTGGAACGCCGCGGCCTGCGCCTGGCCGGCGCCAAGTTCATGCAGGTCAGCACGGCCCTCGCCGAGGAACACTACGCCGAGCACAACGGCAAACCCTTTTACAACGGCCTGGTGGAGTACATCACTTCGGCCCCGGTGATGGCCATGGCCTGGGAAGGCCCCAACGCCGTAGCCGCTATCCGCCAGACCATGGGTGCCACCCGCCCCACCGAAGCCGCCCCCGGCACCATTCGCCACGACTTCGGCCTGGAAGTTGGCCGTAACCTTACCCACGCCTCCGACAAGCCTGAGACTGGCGAACGCGAAGTTGGCCTATGGTTCAAGCCCGAGGAATTGGTAAGCTGGACCCGCGAGATCGACAAGTGGGTGTTTGAAGGCAAGTAA